AAAGAATAGTCATTACAGGACCTGAGGCATCAGGCAAGACAACACTTACTGAAAAGCTGGCAGCACACTACAGATGCCCGGGAATAACGGAGTATGCAAGAGATTATGTATACAGACTAAAAAGACCCTATACTTTTGAAGACGTTGAAACAATTGCCAGAAGGCAATTGTTTGTTTTTCGAAATATAGAGAGATATAGCCACGAAAGAGCTTCGATTGCTATTTTTGATACTTTTCTTATTATTACCAAGCTATGGTTTGAAGAAGTGTATTTCTGTTGTCCTCAATGGATAGACAGAGCCCTATGGGAAAACAAACCTGATATAGTATTGCTGTGTAAACCAGACCTGCCATGGATAGATGATGGAGTAAGGGAAAACGGACACAGGAGGGAATACTTCTTCGACAGGTATAGAAAGGAGCTTGAATACTATGGCATAAGATACAGTATTATTGAAGGGCAGGGGAGCGATAGAATATTTAATGCACAGAAAGCAATAGATCAACTAAACTGAATAGAGATGAGCAAATTCGAGTATCCCCAAGAGATTAAAAGGACTATCGAAGCTTTGTCAAAAGCTGAATCATTCAAGGCCGTGTGGCATAGACAGAACCCGGATCAGCCAATGCCATCAGTTGCTGAGATGAGGGCCTTAGTAGACTTGATGCGGGAGATTTTGTTTCCGGGTTATTTCGGCAGTTCATCGACAAGGCCAGATAGTGTAAAGTACTATATAGGTGTTAATGTTGAGAGGCTTTATGACAAGCTAAGACATCAGATATATGCCGGACTATGTTTTGGATGTGGAGATCCGGACAGTATGGATTCAGACAAGGCAAAGGCCAGGGCTGCAGAACTCAGTGTGAAGTTTATCGAGCAACTTCCTGAGATTCGTCAGGTACTTGCAACAGATGTAGAAGCAGCCTTCCTTGGCGATCCGGCTGCACAAAGCAGGGAAGAAGTGATCTTCTGCTATCCAGCGATCAGGGCTATTACCAATTACAGAATAGCACATGCGTTGTATGAGTTGAAAGTTCCCTTGCTGCCCAGGATTATCACTGAGATGGCACATTCTGAAACTGGTATTGATATCCATCCGAGAGCAAGGATTGGTCACAGTTTTACTATCGATCACGGAACTGGAGTAGTAATTGGAGCGACCTCTATTATAGGCAACAATGTTAAGATATACCAGGGGGTTACCCTTGGAGCAAAGAGCTTTCCACTGGATGAGCAGGGCAACCCAATAAAAGGTATTGAACGTCACCCGATAGTAGAGGATAATGTAATAATCTATGCTCAGGCTACAATCCTTGGAAGAATTACTATTGGTGCAAATTCAGTTATTGGGGGTAATGTATGGATTACATCAGATGTTGCGCCCAACAGTAAGGTTGTACAGGAAAGATATCGTTTTGGAGGATTTGTCTGGGGGGATGGCATTTAGTTTACTTCAATTTACGCACTGTTCGTCTTTGTATGCAGCACATTAGCCAAATAATGCCGTTTTTTGGAACGGATTTATCGAAATGGAGCGATATTCGGTTTCTGAAATTGGATTACGGTGTAAGAAAATTTTTATATTTGTTTGCAACTATGCTAAAGTTCTAAGATGGGATTCGACATCGATAAATGGTATCTGCGAAAGCTGCAAGGTGAGATAATAGTGAGATACATGGGGGACATTACTCCGGATAAGATCACTGAAATTCTCGAAGTAATCGAGTCGAATCTTAATCTTAAAAAAGTAAATAATCAAACCAGGAAAAAGGTATACAATGTATTTGTCGAGTGCATTCAAAACCTTTTCCATCATGTTGACGTACCTCCGGATAATACAATTAAGGCAGGTCAACGTTTTGGTGTGATTATTCTTGCCAGGGATAATTATTTTTATCGTGTATCGACCGGGAATTTTATCCATTTTTCTAAGGTCAATACTATCCGCGACAGGATAGACCAAATCAACTCACTGTCGGACGAAGAATTGAGAAGTCTGTACAGGGAAATACTTGGAAATGAGGGGATATCTTTTAAGGGCGGAGGTGGCCTGGGAATGCTTGATATGGTACGAAAGACCGGGAATAAACTTGAGTACTCGATATATCCGCATGACAAGGACTTTGTTTTTTTCGCTATTGATGTCTATATTAGTTAATAATTAGGTTTAGTACCGTTATGGAAACAATTATTCGTGAAGGGACCCCAAAAACGCCTTACGTCAAATTAGACGGTGAGAAGGGATTGATCGAAATCAAAGGTCGTTCAATTCCTGAAAATTCTGTAGAGTTTTACAAGCCTCTGATTGACTGGTTAGACAAATATGGTAATGTTCCTTTAGAGGTTACTAACGTGAATATCCAACTGGAATACTTTAATACCAGCTCATCTAAATGTATACTAGACATTTTTAAGAAGCTCGAATTAATATATAAGAAGGGTAGCAAGGTTCAGATTAACTGGTATTATGAGGAGGATGATGAGGATATGTTTGAAGCCGGAGAAGATTACCAGTCTATTATAGACATTCCATTCTCTATGATAGAGATGGAGGACTAGAGCTGACTTTCTGAAAGCTCTTTTCTTGCCCTAATCCTTTTGCCGTAGTTCAGTAGTTTTCTAAAGACTTCGAAGTATAGCAGGATAAACAACAATACGTTGTATATCCAAATGACTGTCAGGTTTACTGTGTATGTGTTGATTTTATTGTTACTCAAACGTTTGACAGGTGCAAGGAAGTGAGCTTTCAGAAATGGATGTTCAGGTTCTGTATAA
The genomic region above belongs to Xiashengella succiniciproducens and contains:
- a CDS encoding AAA family ATPase produces the protein MKRIVITGPEASGKTTLTEKLAAHYRCPGITEYARDYVYRLKRPYTFEDVETIARRQLFVFRNIERYSHERASIAIFDTFLIITKLWFEEVYFCCPQWIDRALWENKPDIVLLCKPDLPWIDDGVRENGHRREYFFDRYRKELEYYGIRYSIIEGQGSDRIFNAQKAIDQLN
- the epsC gene encoding serine O-acetyltransferase EpsC; translation: MSKFEYPQEIKRTIEALSKAESFKAVWHRQNPDQPMPSVAEMRALVDLMREILFPGYFGSSSTRPDSVKYYIGVNVERLYDKLRHQIYAGLCFGCGDPDSMDSDKAKARAAELSVKFIEQLPEIRQVLATDVEAAFLGDPAAQSREEVIFCYPAIRAITNYRIAHALYELKVPLLPRIITEMAHSETGIDIHPRARIGHSFTIDHGTGVVIGATSIIGNNVKIYQGVTLGAKSFPLDEQGNPIKGIERHPIVEDNVIIYAQATILGRITIGANSVIGGNVWITSDVAPNSKVVQERYRFGGFVWGDGI
- a CDS encoding SiaB family protein kinase is translated as MGFDIDKWYLRKLQGEIIVRYMGDITPDKITEILEVIESNLNLKKVNNQTRKKVYNVFVECIQNLFHHVDVPPDNTIKAGQRFGVIILARDNYFYRVSTGNFIHFSKVNTIRDRIDQINSLSDEELRSLYREILGNEGISFKGGGGLGMLDMVRKTGNKLEYSIYPHDKDFVFFAIDVYIS
- a CDS encoding DUF1987 domain-containing protein, which encodes METIIREGTPKTPYVKLDGEKGLIEIKGRSIPENSVEFYKPLIDWLDKYGNVPLEVTNVNIQLEYFNTSSSKCILDIFKKLELIYKKGSKVQINWYYEEDDEDMFEAGEDYQSIIDIPFSMIEMED